Proteins encoded in a region of the Piliocolobus tephrosceles isolate RC106 chromosome 18, ASM277652v3, whole genome shotgun sequence genome:
- the SEC11C gene encoding signal peptidase complex catalytic subunit SEC11C, producing MVRAGAVGAHLPTSGLDIFGDLRKMNKRQLYYQVLNFAMIVSSALMIWKGLIVLTGSESPIVVVLSGSMEPAFHRGDLLFLTNFREDPIRAGEIVVFKVEGRDIPIVHRVIKVHEKDNGDIKFLTKGDNNEVDDRGLYKEGQNWLEKKDVVGRARGFLPYVGMVTIIMNDYPKFKYALLAIMGAYVLLKRES from the exons ATGGTACGCGCGGGCGCCGTCGGGGCGCATCTCCCCACGTCCGGTTTGGACATCTTCGGGGATCTGAGGAAGATGAACAAGCGCCAG CTCTATTACCAGGTTTTAAACTTCGCCATGATTGTGTCTTCTGCCCTCATGATATGGAAAGGCTTGATCGTGCTCACCGGCAGCGAAAGCCCCATCGTGGTGGTGCTGAG TGGCAGTATGGAGCCGGCCTTTCACAGAGGAGACCTCCTGTTCCTCACAAATTTCCGGGAAGACCCAATCAGAGCTGGTGAAATAGTTGTTTTTAAAGTTGAAGGACGAGACATTCCAATAGTTCACAGAGTAATCAAAGTTCATGAAAA AGATAATGGAGACATCAAATTTCTGACTAAAGGAGATAATAATGAAGTTGACGATAGAGGCTTGTACAAAGAAGGCCAGAACTGGCTGGAAAAGAAGGACGTGGTGGGAAGAGCAAGAGG GTTTTTACCCTATGTTGGTATGGTCACCATAATAATGAATGACTATCCAAAATTCAAG TATGCTCTTTTGGCTATAATGGGTGCATATGTGTTACTAAAACGTGAATCCTAA